AGCTCATCGCCAGCGTTGACGGCTTGGAGGGAGTTGAGTTCCACTACCCAAGCGAATTAAACGAAGGGAACCTTGAAAGAATTTTGGCGATAATGAAAGATTTGAATCTCAAGGTCGCCAATGTCGGTCCCCATCTTCACGGATACATCGAATTTCGCTTCGGTTCCCTAACCAATCCTAACCCTGAAATCCGCAGAAAGGCGATTGATTTGGTGAAGGGGGCGGCGGAGATGGCGGAGAAAGCGGGATGTAATATGACGATTATGTGGCTTGGTCCCGATGGATTTGACTATCCTTTCCAAACGAATTACGCTGAAGTATGGGATTGGTTGATTGACTCTTTAAAGGAAATAACCTCTTCAATGCCAAATCACACATTTTGCCTTGAATACAAGCCCTACGAGCCTCGCTGCAAATCATTCGTTGATAGCATAGGGACTTCTCTCAGCATAATTGAGGCGGTGGGGGCTAAGAATTTGGGTATAAACATAGACCTTGGACACGCTTTGATGGGAGGGGAGAACCTCGCCGCTTCAGCTTCCCTCGCCCTGAAGCGAGGACGCCTCTTTCATCTTCACTTGAACGATGCTTGGAAGCGCTTTGATGACGACCTCATCTTCGGATCGGTTCATTTCATAGAACAGCTGGAACTGCTTTTCTGGCTGGATTATCTCGGATTCAACGGATGGTATAGCTTTGACCTCTTCCCGTATAGAGAGGACCCCAGGAAGGCGACGGAGGAATCGCTGAAAAACGTT
This bacterium DNA region includes the following protein-coding sequences:
- a CDS encoding TIM barrel protein, whose translation is MKLKTNPRFACGIWYFGACGDRFKKDGYREDIPLEKRLELIASVDGLEGVEFHYPSELNEGNLERILAIMKDLNLKVANVGPHLHGYIEFRFGSLTNPNPEIRRKAIDLVKGAAEMAEKAGCNMTIMWLGPDGFDYPFQTNYAEVWDWLIDSLKEITSSMPNHTFCLEYKPYEPRCKSFVDSIGTSLSIIEAVGAKNLGINIDLGHALMGGENLAASASLALKRGRLFHLHLNDAWKRFDDDLIFGSVHFIEQLELLFWLDYLGFNGWYSFDLFPYREDPRKATEESLKNVRKMRQILERIDEKALLSAIEESDATKLTAIIREAL